The following is a genomic window from Aeromonas sp. FDAARGOS 1405.
ATCGTTGTAAACGCTGAGAAGGTACGTGTTACCGGTAAGAAAACTACCGACAAAATGTACCACGCTCACTCCGGTTTCCCGGGTGGTATCAAGTCCATCAGCTTCGACAAGCTGATTCAGCGTAAACCGGAAATGGTAATCGAAGCTGCTGTTAAAGGCATGCTGCCGAAAGGTCCTCTGGGCCGTGCCATGTTCCGTAAACTGAAAGTTTACGCAGGCGCCGAGCACGCTCACGCTGCTCAGCAACCTCAAGTACTGGATATCTAATCGGGAACTGGCAACATGGCAGAAAATCAATACTACGGTACCGGCCGTCGCAAAAGCTCCACTGCTCGCGTATTCATCAAAGCGGGTAGCGGTAAGATCGTAATCAACCAGCGCTCCCTGGAGCAGTACTTCGGTCGTCCGACTGCCCGCATGGTAGTTCGTCAGCCGCTGGAACTGGTTGAG
Proteins encoded in this region:
- the rplM gene encoding 50S ribosomal protein L13, yielding MKTFVAKPETVKRDWYIVDAEGKTLGRIATEIAARLRGKHKAEYTPHVDTGDYIIVVNAEKVRVTGKKTTDKMYHAHSGFPGGIKSISFDKLIQRKPEMVIEAAVKGMLPKGPLGRAMFRKLKVYAGAEHAHAAQQPQVLDI